One window of the Natronosalvus amylolyticus genome contains the following:
- a CDS encoding HNH endonuclease, producing MGVVRREGDWRLEKENDGLYMVTYQKRTEAIITTPEYKPQMFDDSFHVGVTEYGADSAAEAREVFEDIVENNSASILPGLGRSDSGNGAGFPAGSTGTEQSNGLEDLPPGGIALVMLLAGGSILFSGLFEFGTVGFYIGAVLILTGLAIIAWAIAIYNKEGPKEAWSFLITLESGNESDTESDTGDTNKDTVEHTPPTPQKMRDELYFERANQQCEWCGKRTDHPEVHHIKPRSEGGPNEPSNLIVLCPEDHSKADSGGISRTKLRAKVRRQTELKA from the coding sequence ATGGGCGTTGTTCGACGAGAAGGGGATTGGCGGCTCGAGAAAGAGAATGACGGCCTCTATATGGTTACTTACCAAAAACGAACGGAGGCCATAATCACCACTCCAGAGTACAAACCCCAGATGTTCGACGACAGTTTCCATGTCGGTGTAACGGAGTACGGGGCTGATTCGGCAGCCGAAGCTCGAGAGGTGTTCGAAGATATTGTGGAAAACAATTCAGCATCTATCCTCCCAGGTCTGGGCCGATCCGATTCGGGTAATGGAGCCGGCTTTCCGGCAGGTTCAACAGGTACAGAACAATCCAATGGGCTGGAGGATCTTCCACCCGGTGGAATTGCGTTAGTAATGCTACTCGCTGGCGGCTCCATTCTGTTCTCCGGCTTGTTTGAATTCGGAACAGTAGGGTTCTACATTGGGGCTGTACTGATTCTTACAGGGCTCGCGATCATAGCGTGGGCAATTGCGATTTACAACAAGGAGGGCCCTAAGGAGGCCTGGTCCTTTCTTATCACATTAGAATCTGGTAATGAATCTGATACAGAATCCGATACTGGGGATACAAACAAGGATACTGTCGAACACACACCGCCTACCCCACAGAAAATGAGGGATGAACTGTACTTCGAGCGTGCTAACCAACAATGTGAATGGTGTGGAAAGCGAACAGATCACCCGGAGGTTCACCATATTAAACCCAGAAGTGAAGGTGGTCCAAACGAGCCCTCGAATTTGATTGTTCTCTGCCCCGAGGACCACAGTAAAGCGGATTCTGGAGGGATTTCACGGACGAAGTTACGCGCAAAGGTTCGCCGGCAAACGGAACTGAAGGCATAG
- a CDS encoding nucleotidyltransferase domain-containing protein, with amino-acid sequence MTIPEGTLEGWTTQGAVTNSKRTYQSVQNAVNNERYGLGDFEHNYRIHLQGSYANHTNLWGSNDVDVVVKLTKPFEEDLSGLSLGEKQRFWDQYSESDYTFQEFYQTVLAALKNYFGIGNVDPGSKAIKVKSNDETNIPVDADVVACVEYRNYNAFPENGEENWTEGMYFKTQQLISKTIINYSEEHRRNGSQKNGNTNMNYKPTIRMFKKARDHAISRDYIGSNAVSSYYIEGLLFNIANSKFKMTSLQDRYLSVVEYLEASDVTEFEEQSKQYDLCVDHESERWNVSDAEDTIWAFRELWEEW; translated from the coding sequence ATGACCATCCCAGAAGGCACGCTAGAAGGGTGGACTACCCAAGGAGCTGTTACGAATTCTAAGCGCACCTATCAATCAGTACAAAATGCTGTTAATAATGAACGGTACGGATTAGGCGATTTTGAGCATAATTACCGAATTCACTTGCAAGGATCATATGCCAACCACACTAACCTGTGGGGAAGTAATGATGTTGATGTAGTAGTTAAACTCACAAAGCCGTTCGAAGAAGACCTCAGTGGTTTATCACTTGGAGAAAAACAAAGATTTTGGGACCAATATTCTGAATCTGATTATACCTTCCAGGAGTTCTACCAAACTGTTCTTGCAGCCTTGAAAAACTATTTTGGCATTGGGAATGTTGATCCGGGATCTAAGGCTATTAAGGTTAAATCAAACGATGAAACTAACATTCCAGTTGATGCAGATGTAGTGGCTTGTGTAGAATATCGAAATTATAACGCATTCCCCGAAAACGGTGAGGAGAATTGGACTGAGGGAATGTATTTTAAAACTCAACAACTAATTTCCAAAACAATAATCAATTATTCAGAAGAACACCGCAGAAACGGTAGCCAGAAAAATGGGAATACTAATATGAATTATAAGCCTACAATTCGAATGTTTAAAAAAGCAAGAGACCACGCGATTTCTCGAGATTATATTGGTTCCAATGCCGTATCATCGTATTATATCGAAGGTTTGCTGTTCAATATTGCAAATTCAAAATTTAAAATGACGAGTTTGCAAGATAGGTATCTCTCTGTGGTGGAATACTTAGAGGCTAGTGATGTTACTGAATTTGAAGAACAGTCTAAACAATATGATCTCTGTGTAGATCACGAGTCAGAAAGATGGAATGTGAGTGATGCAGAAGACACTATTTGGGCTTTTCGGGAGTTGTGGGAGGAGTGGTGA
- a CDS encoding site-specific integrase, whose protein sequence is MSLEELQEYWNAHIELELEREGFDPERKPTYEEITEAGYSGISYALREHHNMTLSQFLATVGYADPSSDAYTWGIGDETTIEELESYVRTIDRRRGLAKSTVDTKRARLAQFARVYADIHGQADLVERVGDGANRQEEIQRLLAVFDEFHRDLESDASKLKYYGDVNQFYDHLERRAKGAFNPVSGIKAEYNWQRGDPNNQPLTTRQVRRLYEVADDPAEKILVLGLCAWGLRRNEVASLHHSQLVLETDDPHIAFENRKNGPGTVALLYGVDELVDRIDWLGGRDRDWNGYVFPSRASQSGHIIGGTVQSRFQNLADRADVQVGGELPTSKMGRRFWYTTYLKAQKQLLESLDVIAGEQGSSDPSVVLNNYLSEAERRKYRREFMRERLSDAFEG, encoded by the coding sequence ATGTCTCTCGAGGAACTCCAAGAGTACTGGAACGCCCACATTGAACTCGAACTCGAGCGCGAGGGATTCGACCCAGAGCGCAAGCCGACCTACGAGGAGATCACCGAAGCTGGCTACTCTGGAATTTCGTACGCCCTTCGAGAGCACCACAATATGACGCTCTCGCAGTTTCTCGCCACAGTCGGGTATGCAGACCCATCTTCGGACGCTTACACCTGGGGTATAGGCGACGAAACCACCATTGAAGAACTCGAGTCGTACGTTCGAACGATTGATCGACGTCGAGGCCTCGCCAAGTCGACTGTCGATACCAAACGAGCGCGACTCGCTCAGTTCGCGCGCGTGTACGCAGACATCCATGGACAAGCCGACCTGGTAGAACGCGTCGGTGATGGGGCGAACCGACAGGAAGAAATTCAGCGTCTGCTCGCTGTCTTCGACGAATTCCACCGCGACCTCGAGAGTGACGCGTCGAAGTTGAAGTACTACGGCGACGTGAACCAGTTTTACGACCACCTCGAGCGTCGGGCGAAAGGCGCGTTCAATCCTGTCTCGGGAATCAAAGCCGAGTACAACTGGCAACGCGGCGATCCAAACAACCAGCCACTCACCACGCGACAGGTTCGCCGTCTGTACGAGGTAGCCGACGACCCTGCGGAGAAAATCCTCGTCCTGGGGCTATGTGCCTGGGGTCTCAGACGAAACGAGGTGGCCTCGCTGCATCACTCACAACTCGTTCTCGAGACCGACGACCCGCATATTGCGTTCGAAAACCGAAAGAACGGCCCTGGGACGGTGGCACTGCTATATGGCGTCGACGAACTGGTTGATCGAATCGACTGGCTGGGTGGCCGTGATCGGGACTGGAACGGCTATGTGTTCCCCTCGAGAGCCTCACAATCCGGGCACATCATCGGCGGGACTGTCCAGAGCCGGTTCCAGAATCTCGCCGATCGGGCCGACGTCCAGGTGGGTGGCGAACTGCCGACCTCGAAAATGGGGCGTCGATTCTGGTACACGACGTATCTCAAAGCCCAGAAACAACTGCTCGAGAGTCTCGACGTAATCGCAGGCGAACAGGGTAGTTCGGACCCATCCGTCGTGTTGAACAACTATCTCTCGGAAGCCGAACGGCGGAAGTACCGGCGGGAATTCATGCGAGAGCGACTCTCAGATGCCTTCGAAGGATAA
- a CDS encoding M48 family metallopeptidase → MSERFKRHHHIGQTVVPYTIDWSENRETMELSIDESLEVTVTAPMTATTADVEEVLESRQEWLLEKLYGLKEQEGPPYPKEYMSGEKLQYRGRQYPLEVVEADVSQPELSFDEQKFTLQTHRFEKGGDEVSIRRKRQAVVDWFIEQADQELPERATRFESRLGLEDVPVDVGEIDGRWGEYEDGTVRLNWRLVRAPVRIQDYVLVHELAHSVHDDHSDSFWNTVGALIPDYEERRRWLRVNGNTLSV, encoded by the coding sequence ATGAGTGAACGATTTAAACGGCACCATCATATCGGGCAAACGGTCGTTCCGTACACGATTGATTGGTCGGAGAACAGGGAGACGATGGAGCTCTCGATCGACGAATCTCTCGAGGTGACGGTTACAGCGCCGATGACCGCAACAACTGCTGATGTGGAGGAGGTACTCGAATCTCGGCAAGAGTGGCTGCTCGAGAAGCTGTATGGGCTGAAAGAGCAGGAGGGACCGCCGTATCCGAAAGAGTACATGAGCGGCGAGAAACTTCAGTATCGTGGTCGGCAGTATCCGCTCGAGGTTGTCGAGGCGGACGTCTCCCAACCGGAGCTATCTTTCGACGAACAGAAATTCACCCTTCAAACCCATCGTTTTGAAAAAGGTGGTGACGAGGTGAGCATTCGGAGAAAACGCCAGGCAGTTGTCGACTGGTTTATCGAGCAGGCCGACCAGGAACTCCCCGAACGGGCGACTCGATTCGAGTCAAGGTTGGGGCTTGAAGACGTACCCGTGGACGTTGGTGAGATTGACGGGCGATGGGGAGAGTATGAAGACGGTACTGTCCGCCTCAATTGGCGATTGGTCCGTGCCCCCGTCCGGATACAAGACTACGTTCTCGTTCATGAGTTGGCTCACTCCGTTCACGATGATCATTCCGACTCGTTCTGGAATACAGTTGGAGCACTCATCCCGGACTACGAGGAACGCCGAAGGTGGCTCCGTGTGAACGGAAACACTCTGAGTGTCTGA
- a CDS encoding type I restriction endonuclease subunit R yields MPDEYAESERPALEALQRLGWEVVDQQQSTWIDPRETESSAVLEPRLRKAVERLNPWLNENNLHTAVHEIQQVAGTSTMDENEQIHEKLVRHISVEQDRGHGKQHQTVQYIDYENPENNDFFALNQFRVAGPVEVVKPDIVLFVNGIPLGVVECKSPQIPEPRSEALDQLTRYQNERDGESEGAEELFRYNQFSVATWMEGAVMGTYGTPKDQYKPWRDAYPLKDDELIELFDLEGYLPDQYRMLYALFEPSRLLDLLRHFTVFENRQSGAIKMVARYQQYRAVRKALERIDKRGRREAQGGVVWHTQGSGKSLTMLFLALKLRRLKDDPTLLLVTDRRALNDQIHATFERCGFPNPKKAESIDDLRDRLSYDAGETITTLIHKFQTTDDEEDFPVLSRNENVYVMADEAHRTQDKELANNMRTALPNAFYVGFTGTPIEKDEINTRRTFGNYIDTYTIDQSLDDGATVEILYQGRLADIHLEGETLDRLFDRIFSDKTDEEKAEIQKRYARTQDLAEAQPRIDRVALDIIEHFENELPPPFKGMVITTSKEAAIRYKETLDSLNGPESRVIVSEGHNDPEPIKKWTPTDSQKSQYKESFVDPNGEVELLIVCDMLLTGFDAPVAQVMYLDKPLREHSLLQAIARVNRPFEEKTHGLIIDYYGVSDELKEALAMFSSKDVERAMVPVADKQPDLEAAHSKAVSFFEDLDDVEACVQSLEPDDRRIEFKNAFKRFSQLMDIILPDPMANPYRDDLDQLSTIYGKAKERYRDESMNLEGAGAKVRKLIQDHITSQGIEILNEEPVSIMDEVEFDAKLQDLESDEARASEMQNAIKHEINVRFDEDPVQYGSLRERLEELIEEYREGRRSERETIEQLRSLMDEIRSRDKAARSKGLRDETDLSFYHAVEDVLGDHDVGDEDFIELTADLVETVEGFVTKVEWKERSHLQNRMRKEVTGDLYRSEIGLSGDERKELTNRVIELARAHYQ; encoded by the coding sequence ATGCCAGACGAGTACGCCGAGTCCGAACGCCCTGCTCTCGAAGCCCTCCAGCGACTCGGCTGGGAGGTCGTCGATCAGCAACAGTCCACTTGGATCGATCCCAGAGAGACGGAGTCCTCAGCTGTACTCGAACCGCGGCTGCGCAAGGCTGTCGAGCGCTTGAACCCGTGGCTCAACGAGAACAATCTGCACACGGCCGTCCACGAGATTCAGCAGGTCGCCGGGACGAGCACGATGGACGAGAACGAACAGATCCACGAGAAGCTCGTCCGCCACATCTCCGTCGAGCAGGACCGCGGCCACGGCAAGCAACACCAGACGGTCCAGTACATCGACTACGAGAACCCCGAGAACAACGACTTCTTCGCGCTCAACCAGTTCCGAGTCGCCGGGCCGGTCGAGGTCGTCAAGCCCGACATCGTGCTGTTCGTCAACGGCATCCCGCTTGGCGTCGTTGAGTGCAAGAGCCCACAGATTCCGGAGCCGCGGTCGGAGGCGCTCGATCAGCTCACCCGTTATCAAAACGAACGCGACGGAGAGTCGGAGGGGGCCGAGGAACTGTTCCGATACAACCAGTTCTCGGTCGCCACCTGGATGGAGGGAGCGGTTATGGGCACCTACGGAACGCCGAAGGATCAGTACAAGCCATGGCGGGACGCCTACCCGCTCAAGGATGACGAACTGATTGAGCTGTTCGACCTCGAGGGGTACCTCCCGGATCAGTACCGCATGCTCTACGCGCTGTTTGAGCCATCGCGTTTGCTGGACCTGTTGCGACACTTCACGGTGTTCGAGAACCGCCAGAGTGGTGCAATCAAGATGGTTGCCCGCTATCAGCAGTACCGTGCGGTTCGGAAGGCACTCGAGCGGATCGACAAGCGCGGCCGGCGCGAGGCACAAGGAGGTGTCGTCTGGCACACCCAGGGCTCAGGGAAGTCGCTAACGATGCTCTTTCTCGCGCTGAAGCTGCGCCGACTCAAGGACGACCCGACGCTTCTGCTGGTCACGGATCGACGAGCACTCAATGACCAGATTCACGCGACGTTCGAGCGGTGTGGCTTCCCGAACCCGAAGAAGGCCGAGAGTATCGACGACCTTCGCGACCGGCTCTCGTACGATGCGGGCGAGACAATTACGACGCTGATCCACAAGTTCCAGACCACTGATGACGAAGAGGACTTTCCGGTGCTCTCCCGTAACGAGAACGTCTACGTGATGGCCGACGAGGCCCACCGGACGCAGGACAAGGAACTTGCGAACAACATGCGAACGGCGCTTCCGAACGCGTTCTATGTCGGGTTCACCGGCACGCCTATCGAGAAAGACGAGATCAACACTCGCCGGACGTTCGGGAACTACATCGACACGTACACGATCGACCAGTCGCTGGATGACGGCGCGACAGTCGAGATCCTGTATCAGGGCCGTCTCGCGGACATCCACCTCGAGGGGGAGACGTTGGATCGCCTGTTCGATCGCATCTTCTCGGACAAGACTGACGAGGAGAAGGCGGAAATCCAAAAACGGTACGCTCGTACGCAAGACCTCGCTGAGGCCCAGCCCCGAATTGACCGCGTCGCGCTGGACATCATCGAACACTTCGAGAACGAGTTGCCTCCGCCGTTCAAAGGCATGGTCATCACCACCAGCAAGGAGGCGGCGATCCGATACAAGGAGACCCTTGACAGTCTGAATGGGCCGGAGTCACGGGTCATCGTCTCTGAGGGGCACAATGACCCCGAGCCCATCAAAAAATGGACTCCCACCGATTCACAGAAGAGCCAGTACAAGGAGTCGTTCGTCGATCCGAACGGCGAAGTCGAGTTGCTCATCGTCTGTGATATGCTCCTGACGGGTTTCGACGCCCCGGTGGCCCAGGTGATGTATCTCGACAAGCCGCTGCGGGAGCACAGCCTGTTGCAGGCAATCGCCCGTGTGAACCGGCCGTTCGAGGAGAAGACCCACGGGCTCATCATCGACTACTACGGTGTCTCGGACGAGTTGAAGGAGGCGCTTGCGATGTTCAGTTCGAAGGACGTCGAGCGGGCGATGGTGCCGGTTGCGGACAAGCAGCCTGACCTTGAGGCGGCACACAGCAAAGCGGTCTCGTTCTTCGAAGACCTCGATGATGTTGAGGCTTGTGTCCAATCGCTCGAGCCTGATGACCGACGAATCGAGTTCAAGAACGCGTTCAAGCGCTTCTCGCAACTGATGGATATCATCTTGCCGGATCCGATGGCGAACCCGTACCGCGACGACTTGGACCAGCTCAGCACGATCTATGGCAAGGCCAAGGAACGCTATCGTGACGAGAGTATGAATCTCGAGGGGGCGGGAGCGAAGGTGCGGAAGCTCATCCAGGATCACATTACTTCGCAGGGTATCGAGATTCTGAACGAGGAGCCCGTTTCCATCATGGACGAGGTTGAGTTCGATGCTAAACTTCAAGACCTAGAGAGCGACGAAGCTCGGGCAAGTGAGATGCAGAATGCTATCAAGCACGAAATCAACGTCCGGTTCGACGAAGACCCTGTTCAGTATGGGTCGCTCAGAGAGCGGCTTGAAGAACTCATCGAGGAGTATCGTGAAGGACGCCGAAGCGAACGTGAAACGATCGAACAACTTCGATCACTAATGGACGAGATACGTTCACGCGACAAAGCGGCTCGGAGTAAAGGACTCCGTGACGAAACCGACCTCTCGTTCTATCACGCCGTTGAGGACGTGCTGGGAGACCACGACGTTGGAGATGAAGACTTCATTGAGCTCACTGCAGATTTGGTTGAGACCGTTGAGGGGTTCGTGACGAAGGTTGAATGGAAAGAGCGGTCGCACCTCCAGAACCGAATGCGGAAGGAGGTGACTGGAGACCTGTACCGGTCTGAAATAGGCCTCTCGGGTGATGAACGCAAAGAGCTGACGAACCGCGTCATCGAATTGGCGCGTGCTCACTACCAATGA
- a CDS encoding restriction endonuclease subunit S, translating to MTSEVALGDPRDGYEIVQLGPREIMLPEDWEIYPVKELFEIEKNSFDPSGLDSGSEVMLYSMPAYDSGQEPIQTLASEIGSKKYRVPKDTILFPKLNIRKRRFWRVKQDHSLPAICSTEYWPLLPKRSLELDFYHYYFGSYEFTSNPKVTSASSTNSHKRVKQSSFEKLRLPLPTLPEQRRIADILSTVDEQIQQTIEIIEKRGELRKGLLQELFHQGAVEHERILDLGESADKAGGVNTGMDQTTIGQIPESWETERLGELTENSAYGVNASAEEFDTEKPRYLRITDIADDGHLKEEDPKSISRDVSDGYELKPGDLVFARTGATVGKTLLYQEDHPEAAYAGYLIRFQFDQTRIHPKFAFYFTQTNNYDRWVSRITRQGAQENINTGEYSSILLPLPPIDEQKEIVSILETVDQNIEQERKTKKSLQDLKRGLMQDLLTGKVRVNTE from the coding sequence ATGACCAGTGAAGTAGCCCTCGGAGATCCCCGTGACGGATATGAGATCGTTCAATTAGGGCCACGAGAGATCATGCTGCCCGAGGATTGGGAGATCTACCCAGTTAAGGAACTTTTCGAGATAGAGAAAAATTCGTTTGATCCTAGTGGATTGGACTCGGGGTCCGAGGTGATGCTCTACTCAATGCCAGCGTACGATTCCGGTCAAGAACCTATTCAAACCCTCGCGTCCGAGATTGGGAGTAAAAAATACCGAGTTCCAAAAGACACAATCCTGTTCCCCAAGCTGAATATCCGAAAACGACGATTTTGGAGAGTTAAACAGGATCATAGCCTCCCCGCAATATGTTCGACCGAATACTGGCCTCTATTACCAAAGAGATCTCTTGAACTTGATTTTTACCACTATTATTTCGGTAGTTACGAATTCACTAGCAATCCAAAAGTGACGTCTGCGTCCAGTACGAACAGTCACAAGCGAGTAAAGCAGTCTTCATTTGAGAAGCTTCGGCTACCGCTACCTACTCTCCCAGAACAGCGCCGTATCGCCGACATCCTCTCAACGGTCGACGAGCAGATTCAACAGACAATCGAGATCATCGAGAAACGGGGAGAATTACGCAAGGGGTTGCTTCAGGAACTCTTCCACCAAGGTGCGGTCGAACATGAACGGATACTTGATCTAGGAGAGTCGGCCGACAAGGCCGGTGGTGTCAACACCGGAATGGACCAGACAACTATTGGACAGATTCCAGAAAGTTGGGAAACAGAGCGACTCGGTGAACTCACAGAGAATTCGGCATACGGAGTGAATGCCAGCGCAGAGGAGTTCGATACTGAAAAGCCTCGATATCTTCGAATTACAGATATCGCTGACGATGGTCATCTCAAGGAAGAAGATCCTAAAAGTATCTCACGGGATGTATCTGATGGATACGAACTGAAACCTGGAGACTTGGTGTTTGCGAGGACCGGTGCCACAGTCGGCAAGACACTCCTCTATCAAGAAGACCATCCCGAGGCGGCATATGCTGGTTATCTGATCCGATTTCAGTTTGATCAGACGCGCATTCACCCCAAGTTCGCTTTTTATTTTACACAGACAAATAACTATGATCGCTGGGTATCTCGAATCACGCGACAAGGCGCACAAGAGAACATCAACACGGGAGAATATTCCAGTATTCTTCTTCCACTCCCGCCAATTGATGAACAAAAGGAAATAGTGTCAATACTAGAGACTGTGGATCAGAATATCGAACAGGAGCGAAAAACAAAGAAATCGCTTCAAGACCTCAAACGCGGCCTCATGCAGGATCTCCTCACAGGGAAGGTCCGCGTCAACACCGAGTGA
- a CDS encoding type I restriction-modification system subunit M, translating into MADSDQATLPGTESDILTLETLEKHLWAAADKLRGSIDSADYKNYIFGLLFLKRANDRFEEETEEVAEELGIPIETARDDRDLHKEFWIPERARWDHIKAQETDVGAALNKALATVEDENDPIADRVLTTVDFNDKERLPDSLLSDLVSHFSKHRYRNVDLEDPDIFGRAYEYLIREFADDAGKKGGEFYTPREVVRLIVKCVNPEPGHRVYDPCCGSGGMLIYSAEHIRESGGEMDDISLYGQEKNLNTWAIGQMNVLLHELYDAKIEKGDTITEPKRVTKHDELEVFDRVIANPMWNQKEWNKEWVEDNEPYNRFPYGLPPSNRGDWTWIQLMIASLNETGKAGVVMDNGVLFRSRSEKKIRKPILEDDLVEAVIALPENLFYNTSSPGCILILNKDKPAEREGKVHFIYAEDQTLRDSEVQVFEELSNQNRLTDDGVEYLAETFQVGREEDHHSRLVDLEEIEENDWNLNVPRYVDTTEPEEPIDVSEKLRELDRLAEERQKTDEKLEQYMGELEYR; encoded by the coding sequence ATGGCTGATAGCGACCAGGCAACGCTCCCTGGCACGGAATCTGATATACTCACGCTCGAGACGCTCGAGAAGCATCTGTGGGCGGCTGCGGACAAACTGCGCGGCAGCATCGACTCAGCAGATTACAAGAACTACATCTTCGGACTGTTGTTCCTCAAGCGGGCGAACGACCGCTTCGAGGAGGAAACGGAAGAGGTTGCCGAGGAGCTCGGGATACCGATAGAGACCGCCAGAGACGACCGTGACCTCCACAAAGAGTTCTGGATTCCCGAACGCGCCCGGTGGGACCACATCAAAGCGCAGGAGACCGACGTCGGTGCAGCACTAAACAAGGCGCTCGCGACGGTCGAAGACGAGAACGACCCTATCGCCGACCGCGTGCTCACAACGGTCGATTTCAACGACAAGGAAAGGCTACCCGACTCACTGCTCTCCGACCTCGTCTCGCACTTCTCGAAGCACCGGTACCGGAACGTGGATCTCGAGGATCCGGACATCTTCGGGCGGGCCTACGAGTACCTCATCCGCGAGTTCGCCGACGACGCCGGCAAGAAGGGGGGCGAGTTCTACACGCCGCGGGAGGTCGTCCGTCTCATCGTCAAGTGCGTGAATCCGGAGCCGGGCCATCGCGTCTACGACCCCTGCTGTGGCTCCGGCGGGATGCTCATCTACTCCGCCGAGCACATCCGCGAGTCGGGCGGGGAGATGGACGACATCTCGCTGTATGGCCAAGAGAAGAACCTAAACACCTGGGCGATCGGCCAGATGAACGTCCTGTTGCACGAGCTGTACGACGCGAAGATCGAGAAGGGCGATACCATCACGGAGCCCAAACGCGTCACGAAACACGACGAGCTCGAGGTGTTTGATCGGGTCATCGCGAACCCAATGTGGAACCAGAAGGAGTGGAACAAGGAGTGGGTCGAGGACAACGAGCCGTACAACCGCTTCCCGTACGGGCTCCCGCCGTCGAACCGTGGCGACTGGACGTGGATCCAGCTCATGATCGCCTCGCTGAACGAGACCGGGAAGGCGGGCGTCGTCATGGATAATGGCGTGCTGTTCCGCTCGCGCTCGGAGAAGAAGATCCGCAAGCCGATCCTGGAGGACGACCTCGTTGAGGCCGTGATCGCGCTCCCGGAGAACCTGTTCTACAACACCTCGTCGCCGGGGTGTATCCTGATTCTGAACAAGGACAAGCCCGCAGAACGCGAGGGCAAGGTGCACTTCATTTACGCCGAGGACCAGACGCTTCGGGACTCCGAGGTGCAGGTGTTCGAAGAACTCTCGAATCAGAACCGACTGACCGACGACGGTGTCGAGTACCTCGCCGAGACGTTCCAGGTTGGTCGGGAGGAAGACCACCACAGTCGGCTGGTTGATCTGGAGGAGATCGAGGAAAACGACTGGAACCTGAACGTCCCACGATACGTTGATACTACCGAACCCGAGGAGCCGATCGACGTGAGCGAGAAGCTACGGGAGTTGGATCGACTGGCCGAGGAGCGTCAGAAAACCGACGAGAAACTTGAGCAGTACATGGGGGAATTGGAGTATCGATGA